The Edaphobacter flagellatus sequence AGCATCTCCGCATCCACAATCGGATAGAGTCGCGGCAGCCTCAAGACACGCGATGATAGTCGACCGCGAAGAGCTTGTCCCACGTTGTCCCCTTATTACTTGTCGAAAAGAGCGTCCATGTGTAGTGGTCCGCATCCACTCGATGCACCCTGGTCTGGAAGTGTAGCTCCACACCGTTATTCAGCGTCATACGAAAGTCAAAGAGCGGGTCGCCTGCTTCCTTCGTATCGACCGTTCCGCGTATCGACTCACCATCGGGCGTCACGTACCAGAATGCAATCGCCTTCAGCGCCGGGTCATACGCAAACATCCCCTGATACATCGGCTTACCATCGAAGCTCGTCTCGATCGACATCGTCCGTCCATCAAGCTGCGGCGTAAACCGCGTAAAAATCTTCGATGGATTCTGCGCACCCGGCTGCTTTGCCTCCGCAGCCCAGCTTCCCGCCATCCACGCAATCGGCGCCAGAGGCGACACGGCTTCCGCGGCCTGCGGCACTTGCGGTGATGCAGGCGTCTGCGCCGTAAGCGTCAGTGTCGCAACACTCACAACCGTTACCCCGATCAGCCGCCTTATCACTTGCCGCATGGTGAAGATGCTACGCGTCTTTCTGCCGCTCGAGGAACCGCTCCATAAATTTCGTGTCGAACTTGCCCGCACGAAACTCTTCATCGGCGAAGATCTTCTGATGCAGCGGAATCGTCGTATGAATTCCCTGCACCACGAACTGGCTCAGCGCACGCTGCATCCGGTTCATCGCTTCTTCGCGGTCCTTGCCGTGGCAGATCAGCTTCGCGATCATCGAGTCGTAATACGGCGGCACCACGCCCTCGGCATACTGGGCCGTATCCACGCGAACACCGTTGCCTCCCGGCACATTGAACGCCGTAATCTTGCCTGCACTCGGCGTGAACTTCTCCGGATGCTCGGCATTGATACGGCACTCGATCGCGTGGCCGCGAATCTCAACCGGCCCCGGCACAATCGAATTCAACTTCTCGCCTGCAGCGATGCGAAGCTGCGCCTTCACCAGATCAATGCCGGTGACCATCTCGGTCACGCAGTGCTCTACCTGAATGCGCGTGTTCATCTCGATGAAGTAGATCTTGCCGTCCTCGTCCATCAGGAACTCGATCGTCCCGGCGTTCCAGTAGCCGATGTTTTCGAGCGACTTCTTGATCGTCTTGCCCAGTTCCTCACGCAGCTTCGGCGTTATCTGCAGGCTTGGAGCTTCTTCAATCAGCTTCTGGTGGCGACGCTGGATGGAACACTCGCGCTCTCCCAGCGACATCACGTTACCGTGCTCGTCGGCCAGCACCTGAAACTCGATATGTCGCGGTCGCTCGATAAACTTCTCCATGTACAGATCGCCGTTGCCAAAAGCCGCAGC is a genomic window containing:
- the accC gene encoding acetyl-CoA carboxylase biotin carboxylase subunit; protein product: MFRKVLIANRGEIALRVISACKEMGIRTVAVYSEADRNSLHVKFADEAICIGPPRSSESYLNVPAVISAAEITDVDAIHPGYGLLSENANFAEVCRASNIKFIGPPPEVTRMMGEKSTARQTMKKAKVPILPGSDGVIASEGEALEWAKSVGYPVILKAVAGGGGRGMRICRNAEELPGLYNQASTEAAAAFGNGDLYMEKFIERPRHIEFQVLADEHGNVMSLGERECSIQRRHQKLIEEAPSLQITPKLREELGKTIKKSLENIGYWNAGTIEFLMDEDGKIYFIEMNTRIQVEHCVTEMVTGIDLVKAQLRIAAGEKLNSIVPGPVEIRGHAIECRINAEHPEKFTPSAGKITAFNVPGGNGVRVDTAQYAEGVVPPYYDSMIAKLICHGKDREEAMNRMQRALSQFVVQGIHTTIPLHQKIFADEEFRAGKFDTKFMERFLERQKDA